The proteins below come from a single Excalfactoria chinensis isolate bCotChi1 chromosome 7, bCotChi1.hap2, whole genome shotgun sequence genomic window:
- the LOC140254863 gene encoding aldehyde oxidase 1-like, whose protein sequence is MQAKRGAKKVKIAYEDLQPVLTIKGMGEVGFFLGSFVFFAIRDAVSASWKERGLPLDIMLNSPLTVEQILMAGDDIFTKTIPKDKPGTYKPWAIDIS, encoded by the exons ATGCAGGCAAAGCGTGGAGCTAAAAAGGTGAAGATAGCGTATGAAGATCTGCAGCCAGTCCTCACCATCAAG GGCATGGGCGAGGTTGGATTCTTCCTGggcagttttgtgttttttgcaATACGTGATGCAGTGTCTGCttcatggaaagaaagaggactaCCCCTCGACATCATGCTGAACAGCCCCCTGACTGTTGAGCAGATTCTTATGGCCGGTGATGACATCTTTACTAAGACG ATTCCAAAAGATAAGCCTGGAACCTATAAGCCATGGGCCATTGATATATCCTAA